tatttttctcaaagAACCACTGCTTTGGGGTTTTACACACTCATGCACATTCTTATCCTGGTTGTACTATTTTATTACTGCTCAAGAATGAATTTTGAAAACACCTTGAGTATTTGCGCTTTTGTTTAAATTGGCTTGTTTTTGTGCTTAGTTGATCTGGCATGAAATTACTGCTGGGGGTCATTGTATGTTCTGCCCAGCTGGCCGGACCGCTGTTGTCCTTGGatgattttattttccttcaCAGAAATCCCTTGTTGCCTCAGTGGTTGATGACATGAATTTATGTTCTAggatttattttgttaaatttttTCTTCACCTAGTCAGGAACTTAAGATTATTTTGTCAGCAAACAGTCATTTGCTGAGGTTATCATGTCAGTACAAATATGGTTGTATTGGCTTGAAAGAAAATTCTGCTGATAACTGTAATGGCCTGCCTGAGTGCAGATTTGGAATCTTGTTATTAAAGTCTCTGCCAGCAGCAATGCTGCTGCTTATTTACTACATTTTCATTTATGGTGAGCCTTATGAGCCAcctagaaaaaaaacacatatattaGACTTATTATGCTATATGCTTCATAATATGATGCATGCATTGTTAAAAACTATCACAAGCATATTTCAGCTACAATATTTATTTCTAGCTTTTGCAAATGTACACAACttatgtaaatcattttaaaccgTATATACTATAAAAAAATAAGCTTTCATGTAATGGGATATAGATTGAGAAGCTGGCATTGCTGTGGTATGGGCCTCTTCATTTTATTACTATGGAAAGTGTCTTTATTAGAAATGGTTATAGGTGACCTACCCATGTTTTTGTCGGCTGCCTATTGATTCCATGACACTGCCCTTGGACAGCTGCAAAAGCATATGCATATATGAAGCTCTTTGTTTACATCCTCCAAAGACACACTCATACTCATACTTTAATCTCTTCTTCATCTCATTACCTATCAGTTACTACTGGAATTTTATCTAACCAAGAaccatgtttaatttttatattaagGCTCTTGGATTTACTAATGGGAATTGCTCTTTACACACCCCAATGCTCTATGTAGCCTTTTCCCATTTATGAGTACAGCCGATGAGTTATTACCTCTCTGTACATCGGGATGATCAAAATACCAATTCTCCTGTGGATTACTCCCTTTATTAAATCATTCTATACATGTCAggtctttaaaaatataacgtCTTTAATCAGTTGTTTGTACTTTGTTTTAAACGTCTAATCAATGTTGGTTGTTCATGTACGTGTATGTATAAGTCTTAAATATGAATGTAACATGATCAcagtaatttattcattaatacCCATAAGACACGAGATgtgattgtttttgtttatttgattgtaatttaaatatgtaagcAAACTAAAAAAGGTCAGTTGtttatgttttctttcattGAGAGCAAGCATTGTTGTGGCTTTCTGACAGAACGTAGGGTTAGTGATGGTGTGGTACCTGAATTACCCTAATATTTTTTAACTAATatctagggttagggttagacgATTAATTTGCCATATTTTACCAAAACAAAATTTGgtcaaatttaaaattatattaaaccaTTTAAAGATTAAGTATTTAAACATAAGATcactgatgaaaaaaaaaaaccctacaaattatgtattaataataacactgaataaataaccAGTCTTAGAGGAAAGCCAACACGAGGCATTTTATGTCAAATACGTATTGCCTCTGGATGTTTCCCATGTCCTCAttgcacactctcacactgagaCCTCCAGGGACCCATCCTTGTAATTTAATCATGTGCATTCTAATGAAATTAATAGTGACTCTCTCTCAATTTCCTTCCATTTCCTGAGGATCAGACTTGAGTGAGACACTTCTTCCGATCATTGGCTCTTGTTACAGCAGTGgatttaaagtccagttgtgttccataAAGGTACATTAAATTCTCTTCTTAAGAAGAAGAGTTAGTTAGTAAGCTGTCattaaactgtgtaaaataaaacagaaaacagtcCTGTAGATTAAATTagatgtatgaaatcaacacaatctaaaaatctacaattaatatagaatatggtacaattctGTTTTGTAACTAAAGGAACAGAATGTGTACCACAGTGAGTTTTTCTCAGGGTGTATGGCCATATGATTTCTGATAAGTTCTGGACCTAGACAATGGTCATACAGAAAGATACAAAATGCTAGTATTAAATGCTCTATTAATTTTCAACACACAGTTTCCATACTGCTGTGTTTAATGCACACAAGGCATTTGTTGTAATGTATCTCAGTGGAGGATTTTCTATTATTTCTATTATTCTATTTATTACACTGACATTCCATAAAAACCAATATCCACAATATCATTATCTACAAAAGGGCACTGGAAATATCAGATGCACTGAATTAATTCTGTTGTTAAATCACAATTATCAGAATTATGtaaatattcaatattcaattcattcatatatattcatatattcaaaTCAATTCAGCTTTAGTTAACAAGGGAACACTGTTCTGTGGGGAACTTTTAGTACCTTATGTGAGTTaatcttaaaaaaatattactttacttGCAAAGATTAATTGTATGTTTGGTTAGAAacaaaaatgatacattcttaAAACACATAATGGTAAAAATATCCAGTCAAGCTTTCCCACTGCTTATGACTTCAAAGCTGAAGGAGTAATGTCATCTAATTCACTAATATAGTGTAATCTGTTAGTCATCTTTTGAGTGGGCCAGTTTTGTGGGAAACTGCATCACTCTAGACCTGGAAGTTCTGTGTACATCAGTGTTCAAACATCCACTGTGCCTCAGGACATTTTAGAAATGGTCTCTTTATTGAAGGAGACACTGTTAAAAACTGTTAAAAGGCACAAAGTGTTGTGTCTATGTCTCCTAATCCAAAACAGTCCAAAGTAATTAATATCACTGACAGCTTGGAATACACTATGATGTGGGCACATGTTTTTGACCAAACATGGCCTCTAGTTGAAATACTAGTTCTAACAGTCACAGTTTGCCACTGATGAGAGTCTTTTATGTATTGTGTCTCACTGAGCATTTGGTTTGGCATTTTTTTAGTTTCCTTTCACTCTGTTTATTTAGCTGTTTGGGTCTCCATCACTGAAAATGACAGACAGCTGTGAGGGTCCCTAGTGTCTGTATCAACTCGGACGAGTGCATTTTTTCCATGCATCTGGCAGCACTCTTCGCATCTGCCCTGAAACATGGAGAGTTCAGTACATTCCTCTGCTGCTTTCCCACCAGCTCCAGATCCACCCACCATGCCAGAGAGTTCCTCAGTGCACATTTATGAGGGGGGAAACCTTGCTTCAGCTGTCACACTGTTGGATAAGGGGTTTCCATAGTCACTGAGGCCTTGAAGAAGAGCAGCAATTGCTCAAAAGGCCttctgtatataaataaatgttaaaagtccagttttatcTAAACACTTTATACACAGGAACTTAGTTCATTCTTCCTTCAGATCCAACCACAATCGCACACTTTTCCTCTCCAAATGGTTTTGGTAATGGCATCTGCCTTTGTGAGCTTGTTAAGTCTTGAGTCATCTGCACTCGCTCCATGGAGGTTTCTGAATAAACAGGAAATCATGGATGGCTTCCTAAATCCTCTTTGTTTCTTGCTTTCTCACAGTCTTCCGCTGAGTTGCTCCAAAAGCAGCCGcccaaacaaaaaacaagaccTCCACCCACCATTTCTGGGGTTACAGGTCAAAGCGGAAGGCTCCGAAGTAACTGGATGAGTCTTCAGCATGGACAGCGGCCGGTGAGGACACAGAGACGAAGATTTCATCGCCGGCCCTCAGCTCAAAGAGTCCACCCTGATAGATAGAGTGCAGAGCATTCTCACTGTCCGGCGCCCAGCACTTTGTGCCCACTCCCTTCAGCAGCTGAATGGGTTGAGCGTACGCTGTCTTCttgtacacacactgcaccaCCTGATGGCTCTCAGAGCTAGCTTGCCTCTCGCTACTGGACAGGGTGAGGTATCGGAAGTACACCTGGGCATACAGGTAGTAGCGTCCGGCCTTGGGGATGCGAAGTCGGCCGTTTGAGATTGTCATGTTGTGTAGGTGAGAGCCAAAGCTCTGATTTCCCCATGAACGCACTGGATGACGGCAGGACTGATGCAGGTCTGCCTGTGGGGTCAATGATGTAGAGCCTAAAGGAAAATGGAGGAAGGTTACAttttcacagataataaaatgttgcatttcatggtgatcGGTGTATCATCTGTTCAGTCCAGATCGCTTTTGAAACTGAATAATTTGGATAAGAAAactgctttgttttttattttactctaAAAATAGTGTTGTGATGTTCTCTTATTGGTCTCATATCAGTTATTACTGTTGTACAGCCCAGTGGTTACTAAAAGTAAGTTTTGAGTCAAAAgtgtataatataatttatgttCTACCTTCTAAGAGCAAGGAAGTACATTGAAATTAGTTTGAATGATACATATGCAATTGAGATAAacacctctgtaatattcctTTATCATGACACCTAAAATGAGCATAATTTTACTTGAATTAATGTTTAAACAGAAATTATGCATAAAATCAcaattaattattcatattcAAGGCTTTAGTGGAGTCTAAATGAACTCATCAGTCAACGTTTCTAATATTTTCTAAAGCACTGTTTGAGACCTCAGCACTTGtggaaaatatcaaaaagtgtGATCTTGAGATTCAATGAGTAAACTGCAAAATATGCTGACGTTGGTTTTCTAAAGGATCTTCATCTTTTTCTTTGATATAATTCCGGTCCTGATTAACAGTAGCACTGAGTAACAGTAGTACTAATGTATAAACAATTGAGAGTGTTTAAACATGAACATTCCCacctccaaaacacacacatatacacacaccctGTAGTCCGCTGTCTCGGAGGGTCAGATGAGCAGAAGGGCGGGGATTCCCACCAGTGAGAAATGTGGTCCGTGGCGCAGCCGTTTGTCTTTCTGAAAGACGCACAAAAGGCAGAACAGAGTGAGAGGCGAGCATATGTAAAGGCTACAATAGACTTTTTACAAGATGTGTGAAGTAAgctattctttctttctctctcacacatatacATCCCCACTGGAAAGTTTAAAACACTTCTTAGAGGAGAATGCTGAGTATTTTAggttaaatgttacattttatgtTAGGTTACAGATGCCTGAACTGAGGATGACTTCATGCCAAAACAttcaaaaaatggaaaaaaaaaaatgtgaagctCATTTAAAAACCCTGTAACCAACGGCATTTGTTACACTCAGTTTTACTCAGTATTACTCTCAATTTGCTGTGCTATTTTTAAGCTATTACAACATAAGTTACATCTCTATTGTGATCTACATTCTGTACTGATATCTTTGTCACTACAGATTCAAAACCTTTGGTTTGATGTgatgaaatgacaaaaacaatgcaaaaatgAGGTATAGATGCAAGATATGTTTTTGGTTTATGCAATATGAAACTTTTTTCCAACAAATTCAAATCATAATACACCCTTCCCTCTTCTTCttccaaacacaaacatggtatTCCCAGTTTAAAATGTTGAGAATTTCTGTGCTTGTTTCAATGAACAAGTCAGAAGTGATGAATATTAAATTACACCAGGCTTTTGTTACCTCAGACAATAAGTGTGACTTCAGAGGATTGATGTGTGTTTTGAGGGAAGAGGGAAAGCTTATCTTAGAATGATGTAAAACCAAGTATTTAGATTCCACGAGTATTACATTACCTTGAAAGACATGCTGGGAAATGATGTGTTCTGTTACCTGGAGGAGAACAAAGAAAGTCTTGCTCAGATGTGCAACAGCAAACAAGACACAAACAATAACATCAAGAACATCAACTTTACTAACTTTATTTGTGTTACAGACTTCAACTCTCTGcctattgtacatttttttcctctgaaaattttgcttttaaacaaagggtggcgtgagcagGAAATGACTGTATAGCTTGGTCCTGCCAGAGGCCAGAGGAGCCGTGCTGGCTAAATGGAGTGTAGCCAAGAGGCTTTCAAAGCTTTTGAGCCTATAACATCATTCAGGGCACATTTATATTCTCTGATTCCAAAATCTAGccacagagaaaagaaaagagattcTGAGATTCCATGCAGATTCCTgccaacaaaacaaagaagcaCTGACATCACACATGATCGACTTTCTCTTCAGGAATAAACATGGGTACATATCAGATTTACCAGAAGGTTTTCCAG
This genomic interval from Hoplias malabaricus isolate fHopMal1 chromosome 15, fHopMal1.hap1, whole genome shotgun sequence contains the following:
- the tnfsf10l3 gene encoding tumor necrosis factor (ligand) superfamily, member 10 like 3; this translates as MVVVMDVEVASLPPPSTEREEQSYERNALASEESSHYLRSVSSESSSFIMVQPKSRLEAPSKLWMTMVISVMIILQVASTTGLFIYLNMSMAQARSQGVSEELRCLGLLNALEKDQEVPDGLVQLFGEPCIKLAEGIKAYISKVTEHIISQHVFQERQTAAPRTTFLTGGNPRPSAHLTLRDSGLQGSTSLTPQADLHQSCRHPVRSWGNQSFGSHLHNMTISNGRLRIPKAGRYYLYAQVYFRYLTLSSSERQASSESHQVVQCVYKKTAYAQPIQLLKGVGTKCWAPDSENALHSIYQGGLFELRAGDEIFVSVSSPAAVHAEDSSSYFGAFRFDL